The Bdellovibrionales bacterium sequence GGGCCTGTGGGAGTTTCCGGGTGGCAAGATTGGGCCGAAGGAAACGTCCGAAGGCGCTTTGGTGCGCGAATTGCGTGAGGAGCTAGCACTTATCGTGCAGGAAACGGATTTAATCCCGCTGACTTTTGCCAGCCACGCTTATGAGGCATTTCAGCTGTTCATGCCGCTTTTTCTGTGCCGCGTGTGGCAGGGCGAGCCGACCGCGATGGAGGGGCAGACGTTGATGTGGGCAGGCGCGGACGAGATCGATCAGTACGCCATGCCGCCCGCCGACATCGGCCTGAAAGAGGCCGTTAAAAAGGCATTGGTATAGGCGGGGGCTAAAGCACCCACAACGCGATAAGCGCGACGATGCCCGCCGCGATGCGATACCACGCGAACGGTGCGAAGCCGTGGCGGCCCACAAACCCGACAAAGGTTTTGACGACGACAAGCGCCGAAAGAAACGCGACCACAAACCCGACGCCAATCACCGCGCCATCATCCAGCGTAAGAGAATCACGGTTTTTGTAAAGGTCATAGACCGTGGCCGCGACCATCGTGGGGATGGCAAGGAAAAAGGAAAACTCGGCGGCGGTTTTCCTCTCGACCTTCAGCAAAAGCGATCCCATGATTGTCGCGCCTGAACGCGATACGCCCGGAATCATGGCAAGGCATTGGGCAAAGCCGATCCACAGCGCGGTTTTCAGCGGCATGGCTTCGATCTGATTGATGGATGGCGCGGGGGCTTTCTTCTCAATCACCAGAATGGCGATGCCTCCGACGATAAAGGAAATGGCGATGATAGTGGGGTTAAACAAAACCGCCTTGATAAAATCGTGCGCGAAAAAGCCGATGACCATCGCGGGCAGGAAGGCCAGCAAGACGGCGGCGATAAAGCGCTGCGCCTTTGCGTTCTTGGGCGCGGTTACGGCGACCTGCCACAGGCGCTGGAAGTAAACGACGACAACGGCCAGAATCGCGCCGGACTGAATCACGATCTCAAAGACGTTGCCCGCAGGACCCTGAAAGCCCAAAATCTTGTCCATCAGCAGCAAATGACCCGTTGAGGAGATGGGCAGAAACTCGGTGATGCCTTCGACAAGGCCCATGATAACGGTATTGATCCAGTTCTCGATCATTGATTGAGTGCCCTCTCGTTGTGCTGATACCAAATGGCTCATGAAACGACTCGTTGAGAAAGAAAACAAACGGGATTCCCGCTTTGCCCTTTCGCCCGCCGCAAGTGCGGCGGGACGAGGGCGCGGGAATGACAGGTTTTGTGTTTAATTTAATCCCTCTACCGTCATCCCCGCGAAAGCGGGGATCCCGTTTTTTTGAATCATTTTATCTGAAAGCGGCCATATCTTTGCTCATTAACCTAGTTGCCCCAGAAAAACCACATAAAATCGTCATGCCATTTGACGTATGGAGCTAATCGTGTAAATTGTCCCCGCAGACGGGGCTAAGTTCGCCTCGCGCCAAAAAATCAAGAGGATAGACCTATGGAGAGCAAAGGAATCAACGCGCCACTAACGGGGCGGATGATGGAAGGCAAGCGCGGCCTTATTATGGGCGTGGCCAATGATCGCTCCATTGCTTGGGGAATCGCGCAGGTTTGCGCGGCCCATGGCGCGGAAATTGCCTTCACCTATCAGGGCGAGGCGTTGCAAAAGCGCGTTGTGCCATTGGCCAATTCGCTGAACTCGCCAATCATTGAGCCTTGCGACGTGACGGATGAGGCCAGCCTTGACCGTCTGTTCGCGGTGATCAAGGAAAAATGGGGTCATCTGGATTTTGTCGTTCACGGCATCGCCTATTCCGACAAGACCGAGCTGGACGGGCATTACGTTAACACAACGCGCTCCAACTTTTTAAAGACGATGGATATCTCGTGCTATTCCTTCACCGCCGTGGCGCAGCGCGCTGTGCCGCTGATGAACGAGGGCGGCAGTTTGCTGACGCTCAGCTATATCGGGGCCGAGCGCGTCATGCCGCATTACAACGTGATGGGCGTGGCCAAGGCCGCGCTGGAAGCCAGCGTGCGCTATCTGTCCGTTGATCTGGGCGCACAAAACATTCGCGTGAACGCAATCTCGGCGGGGCCGATCAAGACTCTGGCCGCCAGCGGTATCGGCGATTTCCGCTATATCATGCGCTGGAACGAGATCAACGCGCCGATGCGCCGTAACGTCACGACGATTGAAGTGGGGCATTCGGCCCTTTATTTGCTCAGTGATTTGGGCGCGGGCGTGACGGGTGAAGTGATGCACGTCGATAGCGGGTATCACAATATCGGCATGATGGCGGTTGAGCAGGCCGAGCCTGTGACCGAGCTTCTCAGCGGCTTTTTGGCGAAATGATCGGATGACCGGTGGCCTAATCTAGCCTATGCGCTGGGGGCAGGGTTGCCCTTTATGTGCCTCGAAATATTGTGAGGGAGGCTAGGAGCAGAAGCTGGTGGCCCCAATAATTTTGCACGGTATTTCCCCTCAACATCTTCCCAATCCCAACAAACATTGTAGCGATCTTTTAAAAATTGAAGCGCGGCAATTCTTGTTGATTCATCTATTTTTCGATTGTTGAGCGCCGATTCAATGCGCATAGCGTGCGTATACTGAATGCCATTGGGGGCTGTAACCACACCGTTCAATCGAGCAGGCCCATCTCGCGGCGTATCGGCGATCAGACCGTTAATAGAGTCTTCCAGATCACTATAGGGCGTATGCCTATGGTATCTCTCTGCCCCAAAGATTGCCCCCAGTTCATGGGCCGTTTTATCGATGGTTTTGTCTTCTGCCGAATCAATGGATACCCCCTGCCAATTATGGCCTGACGTACGCATAAAGGGATAACCTTTGGCTTCCATCGTGTGGATTGTGGCTAAATCTTTAATTTGATAACGCAAAATGCCATTCAGAACAGCGATTGCTTCGCTACCATATCCGGCCTGACGTAGAACGGTGTTAAGTTTAAACCCTGTTTCCTGCCGCGCTAAATTTGCTATTTCATGAACGGTTTTTTCCTCTATGCCGTTATAGGACAACAGTCCCATAAACGCCGCGCTTTTTTCCATAACAGAAAGAAAGTCGTTCGTCGTATAATTTGTGCGTTTGTAGGTTGTTCTGTTCCCCTCAATCTTGAAAAGCTCGTTATCATTCAATTTTGGCCATGTGTGACTTGTTCGTGTGTCATGGCTTTGTGGCGCAACAACCGCAGCGTGAGGTAGCTCTAACTTTGCGTCATAGCCGAGACAAAACCAAGTATCGAGAGGATTAAAAGCGCCGAGATGAATCCCCTCCATTGTTCTGTCCGCCAGTCCAGCTTTTGACATTTTTTCCTGAATAGGACGGTGGGTTTCCTCAAAACCGGCAATAATCACATAGGGCGCATCCGCCCAGTCGCCGCCGTTGTTCGCCTGAACGTGGTGGTTCAAAGCAAAATGAACCGAATTACGAAAACCTTTTTCTTTTGGGCGCTCCCCATTAATGCCCGTATCAAAAAAAACGCTGCCGTTTTTATCCATCACAGGAAAAATGTTTGTGGCGCGCACCAGCGCGACCGCAGCCAGATTCAGCTTAAGGGGATCCCCCATAAACATCGGCGGCGGTTGTGGGGAAAGTTGTTTGAGAAGGTGATAGTTTTTACGCATAATTGTTCTCTAAAAATAACTTTCTTAAAGGCAGAATACTACAGCAGTGCTTAATTTGACGTGAATCTTTTGAATCTTAATTTTTCTTAATTCTGGGCGTTTCGCTGCCGTTATGCCGCCCCCTAGTTGTATAAAAAAGGGCTTCTGTTTGTGGCAAATAGGCTATAAGTCTTGTTGCGTTAATTTTTTCAACTTAAATCAGGCTCACATGTCTAATTCTTTCGGCTCCCTGTTTCGCTTCACGACATGGGGGGAAAGCCACGGCTCTGCGATTGGTGTTGTGATTGATGGCTGCCCCGCTCGCTTGCCCCTGACCGAGGCGGATATCCAACCCTTTTTGGACAAGCGCAAACCCGGCCAGTCGCCCTTGACGACGCAACGGCAGGAAGCCGATACGGTCAAGATCCTGTCGGGCACGTTTGAAGGGCAGACGACGGGCACTCCCATCAGCCTCATGATCGAAAACACGGATCAACGCTCTAAAGATTACAGCGAGATTAAAGATAAATTCCGTCCGGGCCATGCGGATTACACCTATCAGACCAAATACGGCATTCGCGATTATCGCGGCGGCGGACGCTCTAGCGCGCGCGAGACGGCTTGCCGCGTCGCGGCGGGCGCGGTGGCGCGTAAGGTTTTGGGCGAAGGCATTACGGTGCGCGGTGCGATGGTGCAAATCGGCGAACATATTGTGGATCGCAGCGAATGGAACTGGGGCGAGGTTGATCGCAATCCCGTCTTCAGTCCCAATGCTAAGGCGGCGGTATTTTGGCAAAATTATCTTGAAGAAATCCGTAAGGGTGGCCAGTCCGTTGGCGCGGTGGTTGAGGTTCATGCCAGCGGCGTTCCCGCTGGGTGGGGCGATCCTCTCTATGACAAGCTGGATAGCGACATTGCGCGCGCGCTGATGTCCATCAACGCCGTGAAGGGCGTGGAGATTGGTAGTGGCTTTGCGGCGGCGGCGCTTACGGGCGCGGTAAATGCCGATGAAATGCGAAAGGGCAAGGATGGTAAGCCCGTTTTCCTTTCCAATCATGCGGGCGGCATTCTGGGCGGTATCTCGACGGGGCAGGACATTGTGGCGCGTTTTGCGCTGAAGCCGACCAGCTCAATCCTCACGCCGCACCAGACCATCGATGTGCAGGGCGAGAATACGGAAATTGTGACCAAGGGCCGCCATGACCCTTGCGTGGGGATTCGCGCCGTGCCCGTAGGCGAGGCGATGGTGGCCTGCGTTCTGGCCGACGCCATGCTGCGGCAAAAGGCGTATCAATAGGCGGTTAAGCGGGATAGAAAACGGTGTTTTTTCCGACATATTTGGCAACGCTCTGATTTATAAGGGAAATAAAACTGGCGTTATCCGCTTTTTTCCCTTGACGTAGCGGGAAGATTCTGCTATTGACATTGCTGTGCGGAGCTGTGTCCGAAGTTAGAGTTCAGGGGCCAGAGCACAGAGTTCAGGGAAGGAAAGGCTTCGTGGCGGCGCGAGGCCTTTTTTGTTGGCTTTTGGGTGAGGGGTGGCGCTGGCTGCTTTTTCCGATTATCCTGATTCTCAGTTTTTTGGCCGTTTATTGGGGATTAGGACGCGGTATGAACGAACAGGGCGAAAGCGAAGACAGGGAGACGATCAAGTGCCATGGCGCTGAGGCCTTTGAGGG is a genomic window containing:
- a CDS encoding (deoxy)nucleoside triphosphate pyrophosphohydrolase; this translates as MTLPLLFVSAVALMDPQRRVLLAQRPAGKDMAGLWEFPGGKIGPKETSEGALVRELREELALIVQETDLIPLTFASHAYEAFQLFMPLFLCRVWQGEPTAMEGQTLMWAGADEIDQYAMPPADIGLKEAVKKALV
- a CDS encoding undecaprenyl-diphosphate phosphatase: MSHLVSAQREGTQSMIENWINTVIMGLVEGITEFLPISSTGHLLLMDKILGFQGPAGNVFEIVIQSGAILAVVVVYFQRLWQVAVTAPKNAKAQRFIAAVLLAFLPAMVIGFFAHDFIKAVLFNPTIIAISFIVGGIAILVIEKKAPAPSINQIEAMPLKTALWIGFAQCLAMIPGVSRSGATIMGSLLLKVERKTAAEFSFFLAIPTMVAATVYDLYKNRDSLTLDDGAVIGVGFVVAFLSALVVVKTFVGFVGRHGFAPFAWYRIAAGIVALIALWVL
- the fabI gene encoding enoyl-ACP reductase FabI; the encoded protein is MESKGINAPLTGRMMEGKRGLIMGVANDRSIAWGIAQVCAAHGAEIAFTYQGEALQKRVVPLANSLNSPIIEPCDVTDEASLDRLFAVIKEKWGHLDFVVHGIAYSDKTELDGHYVNTTRSNFLKTMDISCYSFTAVAQRAVPLMNEGGSLLTLSYIGAERVMPHYNVMGVAKAALEASVRYLSVDLGAQNIRVNAISAGPIKTLAASGIGDFRYIMRWNEINAPMRRNVTTIEVGHSALYLLSDLGAGVTGEVMHVDSGYHNIGMMAVEQAEPVTELLSGFLAK
- the aroC gene encoding chorismate synthase — its product is MSNSFGSLFRFTTWGESHGSAIGVVIDGCPARLPLTEADIQPFLDKRKPGQSPLTTQRQEADTVKILSGTFEGQTTGTPISLMIENTDQRSKDYSEIKDKFRPGHADYTYQTKYGIRDYRGGGRSSARETACRVAAGAVARKVLGEGITVRGAMVQIGEHIVDRSEWNWGEVDRNPVFSPNAKAAVFWQNYLEEIRKGGQSVGAVVEVHASGVPAGWGDPLYDKLDSDIARALMSINAVKGVEIGSGFAAAALTGAVNADEMRKGKDGKPVFLSNHAGGILGGISTGQDIVARFALKPTSSILTPHQTIDVQGENTEIVTKGRHDPCVGIRAVPVGEAMVACVLADAMLRQKAYQ